AAAAGATTGAATTGGTCGTTTTGTGCCATGCACGAAATTTAAGACTGTCCCCAATCGAGTAGTTAATTAACAAGTAGTTAACAGAACATTATTTTTGGTTGGTTTATGCCCGAATTTTATTCGGGCATTTTTTTGCCTTGTCGTAATTCATAAAAAAAACCACGCCCAAACAAAACAAAAAAGGCACATTTACTATCTTTACCAAATGAGGTATCTGCTAATCATATTTTTGTTTGTTTCGGCTAATCTGTTTTCGCAAACTGATTTGGTAGCTAAAGAATACTTTAAAAATGGCGAGTACGAAAAAGCCTTGTTGGAGTATAAAAAGCTGTATTCTAAATCGCCTTTAAACATTAATTTTATTAACCAAATTGTTGCGGTGCATCAAGAACTGGAGCAGTACTCCGAAGCCGAAAAGTTTCTTTTGGATGTTATGGAGCGCCTAGAATATCCTGCGTTTTTAGTGGAATTAGGATACAATTACCAGCTTCAAGATAAAATTGAAAAAGGACAAGAACTATATAAAAAAGCCTTGGCTACTATTGACGATAGAGCCAGTAATGTGTTTTCTGTAGCTAGAAGTTTTAGAAATCATTCACTTTTAAAAGAGGCCGCAACGGCCTACGAAAAGGCAATGGTTTTAAACCCCGATTTTAATTTTAATATACAATTGGCCCAAATTTATGGCGAGCAAGGGATTCTTGAAAAAATGTTTAATAGCTATTTAGATTTTGCTAAATCCAACCCTATTGTTTTAAGTGATGTAAAACGCGCCATAAACGATTTTATTACCGAAGATGGGCAAAACGACAACAATATGCTTTTTCGCAAAATGCTGTTAAAAAAAATGCAGCAACAACCCGATGTGCTTTGGAACGAGCTGTTAAGTTGGCTGTTTATACAACAAAAGGAATTTAACAAAGCGTTCGTGCAAGAAAAGGGCATTTACAACCGAAAACTTGCTGGTTTAGATAGAATTGAAGAATTAGCAGCCATCTGTGTTGATGAAAATGAAACCGAAGTGGCAAAAGCGATTTATAATTACATTGTTGAAACGGCCCAAAACCCAGATACCAAATTAAAGGCCCATTACAGTTTGCTTCAAATTCAAGTTAATGAAAGTACCAAAGCAGAATATCAAGATATCAAGCAAAAGTATTTAGACCTGCTAGAGCGCTTTGGTGATGATGCCGAAATCTTAAACCTGCAAATTTCATACGCACATTTTTTAGCGTTTTATATGAACGAAACCGATGAGGCAACCCAATTTTTAGAACGGGTTTTAAAACAGCCTCTAAACCAGTTGGAAAATGCACAGGTTAAATTAGAGCTTGGCGACATTCTAGTGCTCCAAGAACAATTTAATAAAGCTTTGATCTACTACACGCAAATTCAGCGTAACCTAAAAAACAGTACCATTTCACAACAGGCAAGGTTTAAGGTGGCTAAAGCAAGTTACTACAAAGGCGATTTTAAATGGGCTGAAGCTCAGTTAAAAATCTTAAAGTCGTCAACATCACAACTTATTGCCAATGATGCGTTGGACTTAAAATTGTTGATTACAGATAATAAGTATGAAGACTCGTTACAAACCGCATTAAAACAATATGCAAAAGCCGATTTATTGGCCTTTCAAAACAGAAATGATGATGCCATAGCGTTGCTCAATAAAATTTTAGATGCGCACAAAACAGAGCCAATAATAGCACAGATACTCTATAAACAGGCCCAATTATTTGAATTAAAACGTGAATATGAAAAAGCCAAGGCAAACTATGAAGTGCTAATTGAAAATTACCGCGATGGCATTTTGGTAGACGATGCACTCTTTAATTTAGCGCAACTTTTCGAAAAACAGTTGAACCTACCTGAAAAAGCAAAAACACTATACGAAAACATTGTTTTTAACCATGCCGATAGTATTTATTTTGTAGATGCCAGGAAACGTTTTAGAGCGTTGCGGGGTGATTTTATCAATTAGGCGAGTTTGAAAACTTAAACCCTTGATAAGTATTTAAAATACTGGATTTTGACATTTTTGTCGTAAACATGTCGTGCTTAAGACGCTATCAAAATGCTAAAGCGCTAACTAATTTTACTCAAAAATAAAAACCATAAAAATGAGTGAATCGAATTTAGCAAAGCGCGTAAAAGAATTAAGAAGAAGAAAAGGATTATCTCAGGAAGATTTAGCCGAAAATTCAGGTTTAAGTTTAAGAACAATCCAAAGAATTGAAAATAATGAAACAGTACCAAGAGGCGATACCTTAAAAAAAATGTCGCAAGCCTTAAATTGTACTCATGAAGATATTGTTGATTGGAAAGTTCAAGAGGATAAAGGGTATTTAACATTGATGAGCTTGTCTGCTTTGGGGTTTTTGTTTTTTCCTTTGTTGGGCGTCATCATTCCTTTAACATTGTGGATACTTAAAAAAGAGAGAGTAAAAGGGGTTAATCGACTAGGGAAATCAATTTTAAACTTTCAAATTACTTGGGCACTTTTGTTGTTTTCTTTTTATATCTGTTTTATTACAGGGATGTTAGGTGGTTTTTTGGGAAAACTATTAACATTTATATCTCCAAGTCCCTGGTTAAGTATAATTATAGTTTTAGGAACTCTATATGGGTATAATATTGTTATAACGGTAATTAATACGCTAAGAATCCACAAAGAAAAATCGGTATTCTTTAAGCCGGCATTGCCAATTTTAAGGTAATTTATTTTGATGCTGACAAAGAACTGCGGTAAATTTGCAAAAAACGCTAATTTATGTACATCTACAACGTTACGGTAAATATCGACGAAACCATTCACGATGAGTGGCTAAAATGGATAAAGAAACACATACCACAAGTATTGGGCACGGGGAAGTTTGAAAAAGCCACATTAACGAAAGTGTTGGTTGAAGAAGACATGGGCGGCATAACGTATTCCATTCAATACCGTTCGTATTCGCGTGAAGCTTTGGATGCCTATTACCGCGAAGATGCCGATAGATTGAGAACCGAAGGCCTAAAAAAGTTCGCCGATAAAATGCTGGCCTTTCGTACCGAACTTCAAATAGTTGATGAATACACAGTAAATTTCAAATAGCTTGATTAGGTAACTCGCAAAGTTAGAAACTAGCTTATCTTTCAATTGACTTTGCATTTCTGTTTCTTAGGGAACATTATTTGGTTAGGATATGCACCAGATGCACGTTAGTTAAAGTGCTTTTGTATCTTTGCTGCTGTAAATCGTTATATCCCGTGGCAAACCAATCCAATCAAAATCATGTAAGAGCTAAAAAACATTTAGGTCAGCATTTTTTAACCGACGAATCTGTGGCTCAAAAAATTGCAGACACCCTAAGTTTACAAGGCTATAAAAAAGTTTTGGAAATTGGTCCGGGTATGGGCGTGCTCACTAAATACCTCTTAAAAAAAGAAACCACAACCTATGTTGTAGAAATTGATACTGAATCGGTTGCGTATTTGCAGGCCAATTATTTAAACCTTGCCCCGAGAATTATTGAAAAAGACTTTTTAAAGTACGACTTAAATGAAGTATTTCATGGTGAACCCTTCGCCATAATAGGAAATTTTCCTTATAACATATCAAGTCAAATTGTATTTAAGGCTTTAGAAATGCGAAACCAAATCCCCGAATTCTCGGGTATGTTTCAAAAAGAAGTTGCCCAGCGTATTTGCGAAAAAGAAGGGAGTAAAACATACGGCATTCTTTCGGTTTTGGTTCAGGCATTTTACGATGCCGAATATCTGTTTACGGTGCCGCCCACGGTATTTAGCCCGCCACCAAAGGTCGATTCTGGTGTGTTGCGCTTGGTAAGAAAGCAAAATTACAGCCTTCAGTGCAATGAAACGCTCTTTTTTAAAATTGTAAAACAGGCTTTCCAGCAGCGCAGAAAAACCATCCGTAACAGTTTAAAAACCTTTAATTTATCAGATAATTTAAAAGCAAATAGTATATTTGGCCAACGTCCCGAACAATTGAGTGTTCAACAATTTATTGCACTTACACAACTTATAGAAAACGATATTTAAACCCATAAACTTTTTTCATTTGGCAGAAGAGAAAGAAAACATACAATTTCAGCTTACAGACCAGCTTTTAGAGCAAGTTGAGCTGCTCATCGAAAATCAAGACAATAAAGGATTAAAAAAGCTAATGGATGAATTTCATTATGCCGATATTGCCGAGATTCTGGATGAGTTAGACTTAGATGGTGCCATGTATGTTATCAAGCTTTTAGACTCTGAAACAACTTCCGATATTCTAATGGAATTGGATGAAGATAACAGGGAAAAAGTTTTAAAAAACCTATCGGATAAAGAAATAGCTGATGAGGTTGAAGAGCTCGATACCGATGATGCCGCCGATATCATTGCCGAACTGCCAGAAGAACGCAGGCAAGAAGTAATCTCCCAAATTGAAGATGAGGCACACAAGGCTGAAATTAAAGAGTTGTTGGCTTATGACGAAGATACAGCGGGGGGCTTAATGGCTAAAGAGCTTGTAAAAGTTTACGAAACTTGGACGGTAGCTGGATGTTTACGTCGCATTCGTGGACAAGCAAAAGATGTTACCAGAGTTCACTCTATTTATGTTGTTGATAAACAAGAACGGCTCATTGGGCGCTTATCGCTAAAGGATTTAATAGTCGCAAAAAACGACCAAAAAATTGCCGACATATACATATCAAATGTTGATTACGTTAACGTAAACGAAGATGTTGAAGAAGTAGCCAAAATCATGGCTAAATACGATTTGGAAGCCATTCCCGTTATTCAAAGTGATGACAACAAAGTGCTTTTAGGACGAATCACCATCGATGATATTGTGGATGTTTTAAAAGAAGAAGCCGACAGAGATTACCAAATGGCAGCAGGTATTACTGGCGATGTTGAGGCCGATGATAGTATTCTGCAACTTACCAAAGCGCGTTTGCCTTGGCTGTTTTTAGGGCTAGTTGGTGGTGTAGGGGCATTTTTAATCATGGAAGGCTTTCAGGAAGCGTTTAGTAAATATGCCGTATTGTTCTTTTTTACACCATTAATTGCGGCTATGGCCGGAAACGTTGGGGTGCAGTCTAGTGCCATTATTGTTCAGGGTTTGGCCAATGACGATGTTAAGGGAAGTGTAAACAGCAGGCTGATAAAAGAAATGTTGCTCGCTGCATTAAATGGGTTTATACTAGCCTTATTTCTTTTCTTTTTTGTTTGGGCTACAAAAGGCGAAATGAATACAGCATTCGCTATTTCAGTTTCACTAGTTGCGGTTATTATTGTAGCTGGCCTTATAGGTACATTTGTGCCACTTTTTCTAGATAAACGCGGTATAGATCCAGCTATTGCAACAGGGCCTTTTATAACCACTAGCAACGATATTTTTGGAATTTTAATTTACTTCTGGATTGCAAAAATGATTCTCGGTATTTAAAAGGGTTTACCCGTCCTTAAAAGAATCTTTATCTTTTTTTAATTTCTTTTTGGTTTAATTTCTTTTTGGTTTAATTTCAACGGGTTAAGTGTGAAATGTTTTGTCGTACTAAAACTTAAATGCGTTCCATTTGTTTGAGTTTTACATTATATCTACATTTGACTAATACAAGATTCATTATGAAAATTCTTCATCTCGATACCAACCACCAGTTACTTATCGACCAATTAAACGAATTAAACTTTAAAAACGACGAAGATTATACATCTACTAAGGCAGAAGTAGAAGCTAAAATTGAAGATTATGAAGGCATAGTTTTGAGAAGCCGTTTTGCTATAGACAAACAATTTCTAGATGCTGCTAAGAACCTGAAATTTATAGGAAGGGTTGGGGCTGGCCTCGAAAACATCGATTGCGAATATGCCGAGCAAAAAGACGTATTCTTAATCTCTGCGCCAGAAGGTAATCGAAATGCAGTAGGTGAACATGCTTTGGGAATGGTTTTGTCGTTGTTTAATAAATTAAACAAGGCTGATAACGAAGTACGGCAAGGTCAATGGTTGCGCGAAGACAATCGAGGTATAGAACTCGATGGACGAACAGTAGGTATTATAGGTTATGGTTATATGGGTAAGGCTTTTGCTAAAAAA
This genomic stretch from Flavobacteriaceae bacterium GSB9 harbors:
- a CDS encoding tetratricopeptide repeat protein, coding for MRYLLIIFLFVSANLFSQTDLVAKEYFKNGEYEKALLEYKKLYSKSPLNINFINQIVAVHQELEQYSEAEKFLLDVMERLEYPAFLVELGYNYQLQDKIEKGQELYKKALATIDDRASNVFSVARSFRNHSLLKEAATAYEKAMVLNPDFNFNIQLAQIYGEQGILEKMFNSYLDFAKSNPIVLSDVKRAINDFITEDGQNDNNMLFRKMLLKKMQQQPDVLWNELLSWLFIQQKEFNKAFVQEKGIYNRKLAGLDRIEELAAICVDENETEVAKAIYNYIVETAQNPDTKLKAHYSLLQIQVNESTKAEYQDIKQKYLDLLERFGDDAEILNLQISYAHFLAFYMNETDEATQFLERVLKQPLNQLENAQVKLELGDILVLQEQFNKALIYYTQIQRNLKNSTISQQARFKVAKASYYKGDFKWAEAQLKILKSSTSQLIANDALDLKLLITDNKYEDSLQTALKQYAKADLLAFQNRNDDAIALLNKILDAHKTEPIIAQILYKQAQLFELKREYEKAKANYEVLIENYRDGILVDDALFNLAQLFEKQLNLPEKAKTLYENIVFNHADSIYFVDARKRFRALRGDFIN
- a CDS encoding helix-turn-helix domain-containing protein, whose translation is MSESNLAKRVKELRRRKGLSQEDLAENSGLSLRTIQRIENNETVPRGDTLKKMSQALNCTHEDIVDWKVQEDKGYLTLMSLSALGFLFFPLLGVIIPLTLWILKKERVKGVNRLGKSILNFQITWALLLFSFYICFITGMLGGFLGKLLTFISPSPWLSIIIVLGTLYGYNIVITVINTLRIHKEKSVFFKPALPILR
- a CDS encoding DUF4286 family protein, with protein sequence MYIYNVTVNIDETIHDEWLKWIKKHIPQVLGTGKFEKATLTKVLVEEDMGGITYSIQYRSYSREALDAYYREDADRLRTEGLKKFADKMLAFRTELQIVDEYTVNFK
- the rsmA gene encoding 16S rRNA (adenine(1518)-N(6)/adenine(1519)-N(6))-dimethyltransferase RsmA; translated protein: MANQSNQNHVRAKKHLGQHFLTDESVAQKIADTLSLQGYKKVLEIGPGMGVLTKYLLKKETTTYVVEIDTESVAYLQANYLNLAPRIIEKDFLKYDLNEVFHGEPFAIIGNFPYNISSQIVFKALEMRNQIPEFSGMFQKEVAQRICEKEGSKTYGILSVLVQAFYDAEYLFTVPPTVFSPPPKVDSGVLRLVRKQNYSLQCNETLFFKIVKQAFQQRRKTIRNSLKTFNLSDNLKANSIFGQRPEQLSVQQFIALTQLIENDI
- the mgtE gene encoding magnesium transporter: MAEEKENIQFQLTDQLLEQVELLIENQDNKGLKKLMDEFHYADIAEILDELDLDGAMYVIKLLDSETTSDILMELDEDNREKVLKNLSDKEIADEVEELDTDDAADIIAELPEERRQEVISQIEDEAHKAEIKELLAYDEDTAGGLMAKELVKVYETWTVAGCLRRIRGQAKDVTRVHSIYVVDKQERLIGRLSLKDLIVAKNDQKIADIYISNVDYVNVNEDVEEVAKIMAKYDLEAIPVIQSDDNKVLLGRITIDDIVDVLKEEADRDYQMAAGITGDVEADDSILQLTKARLPWLFLGLVGGVGAFLIMEGFQEAFSKYAVLFFFTPLIAAMAGNVGVQSSAIIVQGLANDDVKGSVNSRLIKEMLLAALNGFILALFLFFFVWATKGEMNTAFAISVSLVAVIIVAGLIGTFVPLFLDKRGIDPAIATGPFITTSNDIFGILIYFWIAKMILGI